A stretch of the Chitinophaga sp. Cy-1792 genome encodes the following:
- a CDS encoding FAD-dependent oxidoreductase, which translates to MSLPIILCIDDDPQVLRAIVRDLKARYREDYRIISTASVKEAQDSLTELKNRNETIAMFLTDQRMPDMDGVSYLNYAREYFPDAKRVLLTAYSDTEAAIRAINQVQLDYYLVKPWDPPEEKLYPVIDELLDDWQLNYKPPFKGIRVIGYQFSLKSHTVKDFLAGNLIPYQWLDVQSSEEATRLMTLNNFTVKDLPLVGFEDGSWLKDPGIIDVARKAGLNPQVKHDVYDVVIIGAGPAGLAAGVYGASEGLKTLLIERRAPGGQAGTSSRIENYLGFPTGLSGAELTRRAIAQVTRLGTEFISPQSVSNISQVDGYKKILLEDGTTINTRSVIITTGVDYRTLDTKGVADFTGAGVYYGAAMTEATACKDQQVFVVGGGNSAGQAAMYLSKFAKQVNILVRKEDLRSTMSAYLIDQINETPNIAVWGNTEVTEVTGSDRLENITVHHFQTDETTTHPAAALYIFIGAKPFTDWISESIIRDGKGFIATGNELKGYDHFGNIWKQTRDPYLLETSCPGVFAAGDVRAGSMNRVAAAVGEGSMAISFVHKYLAEVK; encoded by the coding sequence ATGAGCCTCCCCATTATACTTTGTATAGATGATGATCCACAGGTATTGCGCGCTATCGTACGTGACCTGAAAGCCAGGTACCGCGAGGATTACCGCATCATCAGCACCGCTTCGGTGAAAGAAGCGCAGGACAGTCTGACGGAATTAAAAAACCGGAACGAAACCATTGCCATGTTCCTCACGGATCAGCGTATGCCTGATATGGACGGCGTCAGTTACCTCAATTATGCACGCGAGTATTTTCCTGATGCCAAACGGGTTTTGCTGACGGCCTACTCCGACACAGAAGCCGCCATCAGGGCCATTAACCAGGTACAGCTGGATTATTATCTCGTGAAACCCTGGGACCCGCCCGAAGAAAAGTTATATCCTGTCATCGATGAATTACTGGACGACTGGCAACTAAACTATAAACCACCCTTCAAAGGTATCCGCGTTATAGGCTACCAGTTCTCGCTGAAATCCCATACCGTAAAGGATTTCCTGGCAGGCAACCTGATTCCTTATCAATGGCTGGATGTACAATCTTCTGAGGAAGCCACCCGGCTGATGACACTGAACAACTTCACCGTAAAGGATTTGCCGTTGGTAGGTTTTGAAGATGGCTCCTGGCTGAAAGATCCGGGCATCATTGACGTGGCACGCAAGGCAGGACTGAATCCACAGGTAAAACATGATGTATATGATGTGGTGATCATAGGTGCAGGGCCGGCAGGACTGGCAGCCGGTGTCTATGGCGCATCGGAAGGATTGAAAACATTACTCATAGAACGCCGTGCTCCCGGCGGACAGGCAGGCACCAGTTCACGTATAGAGAATTACCTCGGCTTCCCTACTGGCCTGAGTGGCGCAGAGCTTACCCGTCGTGCCATCGCACAGGTAACCCGGTTAGGAACAGAATTTATTTCCCCGCAGTCTGTCAGCAATATCAGTCAGGTAGATGGTTATAAGAAGATTTTACTGGAAGATGGTACCACCATCAACACCCGTAGTGTGATTATCACCACCGGTGTTGATTACCGTACCCTGGATACCAAGGGTGTGGCCGATTTCACCGGTGCAGGCGTGTATTATGGTGCTGCCATGACAGAAGCCACTGCCTGCAAAGACCAGCAGGTGTTTGTGGTAGGTGGCGGCAATTCTGCCGGCCAGGCGGCGATGTATTTATCCAAGTTTGCGAAGCAGGTAAATATCCTGGTCAGAAAAGAAGACCTGCGTAGCACTATGTCGGCATACCTGATAGACCAGATCAATGAAACGCCTAATATAGCTGTATGGGGCAATACGGAGGTAACGGAAGTTACTGGCAGCGACAGGCTCGAAAACATTACGGTACATCATTTCCAGACTGATGAAACCACTACGCATCCGGCAGCAGCATTGTATATCTTCATCGGCGCAAAGCCTTTCACAGACTGGATCAGCGAGAGCATCATCCGTGATGGAAAGGGTTTCATTGCCACTGGCAATGAGCTGAAAGGTTACGATCATTTTGGTAATATCTGGAAACAGACGCGGGATCCTTATTTACTTGAAACCAGCTGTCCTGGTGTATTTGCGGCCGGTGATGTAAGAGCAGGATCTATGAATCGTGTAGCCGCTGCCGTTGGAGAGGGATCTATGGCGATCAGTTTTGTACATAAATATCTGGCAGAAGTCAAATAA